The Crassostrea angulata isolate pt1a10 chromosome 1, ASM2561291v2, whole genome shotgun sequence nucleotide sequence ACAACTTACGAGGTCTTTACCCTTGTAACTTTTGTCAGACTTtcatgtactgtggaatcattagaattcgtggtggctcaattttcgtggtattcgtggatATCCATCtcccacaaatttaaatcctccacgaaaacatattttgaaagttttatttttttactgaaactgaaaactgacgcttccacgaaattacatccccatgatccagcaaaaaacccacaatccacgaaaattggcgcccactaatttaaatgattccacagtatgctGAATCCGTAGGTGGATTCAAAGTCTGTTCTGTTTTTGTTTgcaattacaaaaataattggCAACATGTATACCAGGTCTATTTTTTACGTCAGGTACATGATGTTAGACAAGTGTGTGCTACACTCTAAAATTTAAACACAATAGTTCTGAATGTAATAATTAGTGCTAGCATGCATTTGATGATTGTTAAGTGCGAATCAGCATAATgttaattattacatgtatttgtattcaAGTCCCAAGGCATTAAATGAATGTGTGAATCTCTATTGAAAGCACTGAAATGTCACTGAAAACCTCTGTTGTATATGAACAAATATTATCAGGCATGTACTTGTATTAATTAAgttgtatataatatattaaatgtactgtacagaaaaagaatttaatttcaatacaaGTTTTAAGTAGATATTTGTAAACAGATGTGAATACATTGTATTACAAGTCATTGATTGTGACTTGTTGCTATGCATGTCATCTCTGTATGAACTTTATCCTGTTCAGAGTTTGCCAACATAAACTACCAAGACAAAGTCAAAGGAAGTTATATCTCGatctaataacaaaaaaattaataaagtttttGAGATTGAGATTCAcatgtttttattatgagaGATCTTGTACATAAACAcctaaacaaaaaaaccccaaaaattgAGTGATAACAGTTTAAAATCGATGCTGCTATACATAATTTGGTTGGATATTGGATAAAATTTTGTGTCAGTAGCAACAAAGGTTTTAATGtaagatttaattttcatttatgaGGGATAACAACAGCTGTATTTTTGTATGAGGGGGTAACACAGAATGGCACTTTATAATCCATAGCGGTGTCCTTTGTTTACAGATAGTGTGGAAGAATCATTGATAGCATGATTGAATTTGTCATGGCTACcacaatgaattaaaaaaaaaatagtgtggtGTGGAAGAATCATTGATAACATGATTGAATTTGTCATTGCTACCCAAAGAGTTTTTGAAGaaatgtaattttgattttgagttTTGCCAATAAGGTATCATactgacattttaaaaaatttggtgGCTTGCAGAAAATTAACCTTAAACCACCACTTTGCTCAGATGGTGTAACACTTGCCTTGTGTGAGGAGGGAGGGGTAATAAAGACTAGGTTATATTTATCACTGTGTGGCTCTCAACATTAGAAACAATCCCCCTTAGGAAAAGACTTACAACCGAGATTCCATATCAAAGATGGGTCTGTCATTATGAGGAATTCCTGCTGTTGAGATTAAGACTTGGGCCAAAATCGAGATTTATATCCCTTCACAACCACTTGTCACATTTGAAGGCAAGTGGATGAAAATCTCATTTAGAATTAACACAATATCTTGAACTCAcacatttgtaatttttacaacCGACGAAGAGAGAatttatcaaattgaaaaaaaaaacccactacaAACAGTTCAATTTATTcaagatttaaataaattccTAAATCGTCCTAATAAACTAGTGTCTGCGTGTAGCTGCGCTTCCTGTAGCTTCTGTTGTCTTTGTTCCTCTTTCATTTTCTTCCTCTCGGCCAGTTTCTCTTTCATTGCTTCGTTCTTCTCATGGTAAGTATCATATCTCCCTGTCAATCTGTAGTGCTTTCTCCTTTGAAGATAGATTTCCTTACATTCCTCTTGAAATTTTGGATCACTGTTCCTACAATAATATTGCAATGgaatttagtaaagaaaaaaaatttctagtgCACACacatacaaaattaaattgttcacaatatttttgttttgaaatgtttttaaaaaggttgaATAGTCTTGCAAAGCCGTTTTTCCTACTATCTATTTAAACTTCCTGAATAGAGGACAAAAATAGGGGAATCTGATAGGTAATTTGTTAATTAACAATGTATAAGTTGCAATTACCAGTATAATATACAGAATTGTCTGATTTAATTAATTCATGTTCCATTTCCCATGTCATTTTTTTGTACTTTACATGTACAACCAAACCCTAATCATTATAAAATGATAGCTAGTTTTAGTGatggtgtaaattttaaatgaaatttggaaGAATGGGCAACTTTAGACTATTTAGACTGATATAAATAGGTAAATGTTTTGAGAATGTGACTGGCTCCTTTTCTGTGCATTATCATCCAACATTAAAATCTTTATGTTACGAGTACTTACAAGTCTGTTACGAGTACTTACAAGTCTGTTACGAGTACTTACAAGTCTGTTACGAGTACTTACAAGTCTGTTACGAGTACTTACAAGTCAGTCAGACATTTGTTGTATATCCTGCTCTCCGTCTTACATCTCCATGGAAACAATACATAATGTTCATCAGAACATACCATAAAATCTGTGACAGAAAAAATTGTGTcagaattcaatattttaaatgtattgaaATGACCATCTTTCATTTTAAGTTTTCGTGGTTATTAGATGAAGGTATACATCTTTAGTTTCTTTAGTAATAGTTTATAAGACACTTTTACATTTGCATGCAAGTGTAACAGATTGGGAAATGATCACAAATAGACTCACATCCAATACACTTAAGTATAAACCATCTCAGttaaagggttaacccactaaCTAGCGCTAGAAGGAATATGGCacacaagaaatattttttgtcgtGTAGTAAAAGAAGCAATATTTCTATTCCAGCAAACCCAACTTTGACAAATGACAATTGTTTCGAGTGTACAGAAATACATTTAAACTTACTGTCAAACTGTATACaaatttttcaacaataaagGTAGACACAAAATTATACTGTTGTAACAGAATGGAAAGAAATAATGACCAGACTAAACCCAGCTCCCCttaatctctagtcaggtgctctactaACTGAGCTATGAGTATCTGGTACTGGCGATTAATCCAGTCTATCCCTCATCATGTCACATTCCTCCcctgttttaaatgattttcccCATTGTAAATACCATGCCAGGTTctttcccctggcaggagttaaacTTTCAGTttcaggggttggtcacaacaccaaatTTAAGTGATGGAAGAAATATGAGGGATCAGACCTGGATTCGAACCCAGACCCCATGAATCTGCAATCAGGTTCTTCACCAgctattaactacatgtatccGGTGCCAACAATCAAACCACTCTGACTGTCACCAATGATCACACCAGCAGATGAACAAGTATATGATTTGACATTACATTTATATCAAGTTACCATGGATTACAGCTCGTTATATTCgacattttatcatttttacctAACAGCTCTTTCTCACAGATGATGCGACCTCGCTCCCTCATGACATTTCCAACCAGCGTGTCTTCCTCCACAATTCGTAGAGTCCTGTCTTCAGGGTCACCTGAAACAATCAATGGTAGGTATTACTGCGAATCTCTTACCATGTGGATGCACATCGACATTTAACTTTGTTATGCAAACCTATTTATTGAATTTCAACTTGTTTCACTTTGgctatatattttttcagtaaTACCTAGTCCTTGAGGACCCCCTGCCATATGATGTGGTAGAACTGTTTTAACCCTGCGCACATTCTGTTCTGTTTTCTCTGTGTTGTTATTCTTCTCCGATTCCGACGTGCTCATGTTGACactctactttcactttcaagGTTATAGTTACCCCCTATATCATTATCGAGTCTTTTGGAGTATAAAGaatattgaatgaatattttttctttattaaatttgtCTTTTTATATATTGCTTAAAAACTTTAAGGAGAAtttcatgtaaaacaacgatatgtgtatttttttggttttttattttttactgttGTATGTGGTATCTTGCATAAGTCGCgattaagaaaaatacatataGTACGCGTGTGGACTACCCTACAGTCtttccaaataaaaataaaataaaataaaaactgagaAAATAAACCGACTATGGAAAAGCGATTTGCAAAATTCCCTGTGAGAACTATTTAAAGAGTGTCCCCTCGTGGGCCCCACTTTCCccaaaacgtaaacaaagagcCGGTGACCAAGTCAGTGTAAAGTAGAACAGGGCCCAAAGGTCAGTAGAGTCTATATTATTAACacgatatattaaaaatataatataaagatATCATTCAGTTCTCATAACCCTTATAATTGAACTTGCACACATGTATCATTAATTAGATCCACCTGAAGATTAATGGCATCTAACCTCGCCTTCTCGCATTCCATTAGCCTGACGGCTACCATTGTAGACTTATCGTTGAAATGTACCGCATTGAACTAAATTGATTTGATATGACAGTGATGATTGGTCTGCCTCCAAAAGTTGCACGCACCgttgtatgtgtgtgtgtgtatgcgtgtgtgtgtgtgtgtgtgtgtgtgtgtgtggggggggggttatgttAATACAGGTGTTGCATCAAAGTACAAACAAATGTCTTTACAGGACCCCAGGGGCTATAACAACATGATGGAAACTTCTTTAGAATAAGGGCGAATGGTCGAGCATTTAAAACTCTTTATAGATAAGTGTTCTGTATTGCAGTTAATTTTAGTTTCATTAATCTAATtaatgattttggaaaaaacGTTAACACATAAATGCAATTTAAGCAgatgtttaatgttttattggctaaaaaaataataattatacatgtacttactgaaAACAATTTCAGATCAATTCCAGGGGCGTAGCTTGAGATAATATTCTAGTGAGGCAAATTTATTGCGGCTGTGGGTCTGGGGGCCACCTGAGGCCCCCAGCGGGTCCAGGGCAGAGCCCTAGTGGGAGGTTCAGGGGGCGAAGCCCCCCTACGAAAAATGAATTTGGGAGTTTTagaatgtgaaaaaaaacccattgtcCGGAACGAAGTTTTGTTATTTAACATTTCAGACCAGCATCTATTCAcagtattgtacatgtatgaactcTTGCACAGAGTAGGGACTTACCTTCCCCccagaaaaaatattgaagcATATAAAGATCAATTGTccatattacaagatttttatgattattattcACGATATGGTTACATTGTAGTAGCTGGTGATTTTAATGCAAGTTGCTTGGAGTTAGACATCGGAAGATGCAATTTGTACAAATCAAGGGagcttaaaaattttataaaagaaaaccatCTTAATCATATGTTAAGGAATGATAAAGCGCCCAAATGTAATCACACATTTACGAGTATAGAAACTATGTTAGATTATGTATTCTCAGATGCGCATATGTACATGTCACTCAGTTCTTATGAAATCCTTGCCCAAGAAACGTTCTCAAGTACGTCTGACCACCTTCCCATTTTGGCTGTGTACAATATACAAAGCAATCAACATCATCTCATTGAATTTACTAACAAAACTCCAGCATGgcacaaaatatcaaatgaatcCAAGCAAACCTATGAAAGAGAGGTCACTCACCAGTTAGATGATATAATAGGGAATAATGTACTAGAGACCCACCCCGAAATTAACGAATTTTGTATGACATTCGTTAAATGTATAACAACAAGTGCGAATACTGTCGTTCCCAGGTCTAAATTTAACCCCCACTGTAAGCCTTACTGGACAGGGGAGGTCAAAGAAGCTCATGCCCAAGAACTGAGAATGAGAGGCATTTGGGTTAGGGACGGGAGACCCCGCGGGATGCATCACGCATAAGCGCGCGAAAAGGCGTTTTCGTAAATGCCAGTCACTAGCATTGGAGCAGTGTATCAAGAAAACCTATACTGACATAGATAACGCAGCCGGCTGCGACACGCGACTGTTTTGGAAACTGATAAGCAAACAACGACCCCGCAAAAGCAGGGTGTATCCGGAAATTCAGTACGGCGGTATAACTGCAAATATCTCTCAAAGTGTGTCTGATTTATTTGGAACGTactttgaaaatgtatataccCCTCAAAATAATAGTATCTATAACGAAGAAAATTTTCTGagcataaataaattatatgacGACGTTAAATCTTATAACGAATGCGACAAACGTCTCGAGTACGAAGTTTCCGAATCGGAAGTAGACCAGTCGTTAACTCCCTTAAACTGCTTAAAGCGCCGGGAATTGATGGTATTCAAGAAGAACATCTAAAATATGGGGGCAATAAAGTAATCTTTTACTTATGCAAATTGTTCAATGAGATTATCAAATGCGGGGCGATACCCAGTGAGTGGAAAAAATGTATTGTTGTCCCAATATATAAaggagaaaataaaacaaaacactctCCCGATAGCTACCGACCAGTATCATTATTGTCGTGTCTGTTaaggtttttgaaaaaatactgCACAATAGAATTTCGGACGTAATAACTAGCAAAAGTAGGTTCCCAAACCCCCAGCAGCAAGGGTTTCAGAAGGATTTGAGTTGCATTACCGCAGGTTTTAATTTACAAGAGACTATATCAATTACAATGACCACGGTAGTTCTGTATATGTGGCATTTTTAGATTGTAAAAAAGCTTATGACACAGTTTGGAGAAAAGCGCTCATGTTTAGACTTTAGAAATTGGGATTGAGGGGTAAGATATGGAAAATAATAGACGATTGTCATATCAATGATGAAAGCACAGTAGCTGTAAATGGCACAATTTCTGAATGGTTTAGACAAGGTGTTCGTCAAGAAGGTGTATGAAAATGTAAGCAGTATCTTTAGTGTGTACAATGTAAAATCAACAAACCCAGAATTAGCCGACGATATTGCATGTTTACGTTTAAGTCCGGCGGGCTTACAAAAAATGCTAAACGTTGCATATAGATAATCATGTTTATGGCGCTTTTCCTTTAATGCACAAAAATCTAGCGTTGTTAGGTTGGAAGGTCCCCAACGCAGCATGCCTGGAAATTAGGAGAGGAGGACATCTCAATCAACGATAGCTACAAACATTTAGCTATTATCCAACACTCTCAATTCAAGTCTGGTGAGCGAACAACGGAAGGCTGTAACAAAGGCAGGAAAGCATACTTCGCCATACGGAACGACCTGTCTCATAATACGAACCCTTTAACTCTTGTTAGACTCTACCAAAACATAGTATTACCTACTGTATTGTATGGATGTGAACTGTGGAACAATTTAATTAAAGCAAACAGATTTAcaagttttaaacaaatttcaacaTTTCGTGATAAAAGACATCCAAggtctgaaaatttcatcaaggTCAGACATGTGTGAGAGTATGCTTGGACTACATCCCATCGTTTCGGaaatagataaaagaaaattagcCTTTTTTGGAAAACTGTGCAAGCTTGATATTAACTGTCTGgcaaaaaatattatcttacTTAGATTATGTGACCTTTTACAGGACGGCGTCAAACCATTTTCCGgcagggaggtaatgattttatcaatatgGCGGCTCCcatggattgcaagaattagttacTTTTAATGGAATATTTTCTTACTGAGGAAAGCTATGTCTAATTGGCTTTACAAAATCATTATATACATCAAACTgacaaatttgagcccttgataattttttcctgttcacttcctttaaggATATTTACGAAATTAGCCAAATATAATTTACTTAAACATTTACAATTGTTCCTTGAAGCTGGTAAATTCCctgaaaaaaaaaggattggAAAATTATGGTTAAACAGTCGATTCATAATCACCATACTGATGAATGGAGAAGTCGCACGGAAAATGATCCAGACTTCCGAATGTTTAAAGTTTTTCACAATACAGTCTCTCCTATCAGACTctggaaatttgaattttcatttgatgaagttccatttattacattacTAGCTAAACTCTGGACCATTCCACCCGTGTATATAGACCAAAACTGCAGAATATGTCAATGCACTTACAGCAACCAGTTTCAGCATGCTGTATTGGGGTGTCCATTCAGAGCTTTTGTTAGGGATTCTTTTTATAACAgtttaatcaataattttgaTGTCCATTTATATGTAGAGTTTTCACAGCTAAGAGAGGACGTTTTATACTACATTTTGCTCGGGGGATTTGAACCCACAACATTATTAGATAAAGAAAGCAAGAAAGTATTTATCTGCATTTGCGCAAATTGCAGTGCATCAGCATGCTATAATAGATCTCTGTTATTTTTAGAGCATATgtaacaatttataaatattttccttattatatatgtatatatatatacgttgtCTTCATCATTATTTCCCACTTTTGTACGATTGactgatttttttatgtattgtaaTTTATAACATGAAATCTCCGCAAGGGGGAAATAAAGACTGCATGATAAATGAAAGatcaattgattttatttaagaaacaaATTCCATGGCCACGCAAAGTCAcagattttcttcatacttaaCAATTTGAAAGACTTTGATAAGTGAAAAAAGCCGAACACCATTTATTTTTTGCGATGTGGTCCAGTTTCCATAGTAACAGAGGGTAAAAATGACATTTGAAAACATATTGTAAGTAATGTGCacaacttgttttttttaaataaggttGCATacattattaaacaaaattgtcatttttcaagaaaatttataaagaaacacatttttaaaagtgttttccTGGCAACTAaagagaaatttcaaaatatgatttcttcatttaatttgaataaaaaagatgaaaaatgcaAAGCTTGATTTTTTGGTACTCTTTATTACGGTTGTGCGAAtgagattttcaaaataaagattGAGGACCGTTGTTATGGTAACaagctgaaaaaaatatttttttaaaattgccaaatgaacttttttttactttgcaaAATTGAGTTTCCCTTCAACACGTGTTTATTTATCATATGTGAACGTTTGGAAACTCAGCTGGTTATTTGTtcatgtatacattttacacaatgtatttattttaactaCTTATTTATAATGATTGATGTGTATAGGTACAATTCGCCATTATGGGCGACGTGGAAGCGTACGAGTTCTCGGTGGATTTCCAGACAGCGGCCAATAGGGAGCTGTCCTTTCTCCAGGAGGTTGACCAATACCCGCCTCTCTATGAGGGTCCGATTCTCAAATACGCTATCTTCAGGTACATACTTTATAAGATCAACTAGAATTGATGAAAGTAAATTGTTTTGAAGTAAGggtttgaaaaaagaaataatgattttttgtgtTGCAGAAAAAAGAATCGATATATATAATactaaatgaatttaaaattataattcatagaAAAAAAGACTTTGTAATGAagtaaaaaaatgattaatagggatttaattaacatgtacatgcatgcaagattacatgtaaaaaagttgtca carries:
- the LOC128180112 gene encoding uncharacterized protein LOC128180112; the encoded protein is MSTSESEKNNNTEKTEQNVRRVKTVLPHHMAGGPQGLGDPEDRTLRIVEEDTLVGNVMRERGRIICEKELLDFMVCSDEHYVLFPWRCKTESRIYNKCLTDLNSDPKFQEECKEIYLQRRKHYRLTGRYDTYHEKNEAMKEKLAERKKMKEEQRQQKLQEAQLHADTSLLGRFRNLFKS